From Ictidomys tridecemlineatus isolate mIctTri1 chromosome 2, mIctTri1.hap1, whole genome shotgun sequence, the proteins below share one genomic window:
- the Dnajb1 gene encoding dnaJ homolog subfamily B member 1 isoform X1 → MGKDYYQTLGLARGASDEEIKRAYRRQALRYHPDKNKEPGAEEKFKEIAEAYDVLSDPRKREIFDRYGEEGLKGGGPSGGSSGGANGTSFSYTFHGDPHAMFAEFFGGRNPFDTFFGQRNGEEGMDIDDPFSSFPMGMGGFTNMNFGRSRPPQEPTRKKQDPPVTHDLRVSLEEIYSGCTKKMKISHKRLNPDGKSIRNEDKILTIEVKRGWKEGTKITFPKEGDQTSNNIPADIVFVLKDKPHNIFKRDGSDVIYPARITLREALCGCTVNVPTLDGRTIPVVFKDVIRPGMRRKVPGEGLPLPKTPEKRGDLIIEFEVIFPERIPQTSRTVLEQVLPI, encoded by the exons ATGGGCAAGGACTACTATCAGACGCTGGGCCTGGCCCGCGGCGCGTCGGATGAGGAGATCAAGCGGGCCTACCGCCGCCAGGCACTGCGCTACCACCCGGACAAGAACAAGGAGCCCGGCGCCGAGGAGAAGTTCAAGGAGATCGCCGAGGCCTACGACGTGCTCAGCGACCCGCGCAAGCGCGAGATCTTCGACCGCTACGGGGAGGAAG GCCTAAAGGGCGGTGGCCCCAGTGGCGGTAGCAGCGGTGGTGCTAACGGTACCTCTTTCAGCTACACATTCCATGGAGACCCTCATGCCATGTTTGCTGAATTCTTTGGTGGCAGAAATCCCTTTGATACCTTTTTTGGGCAGCGGAACGGAGAGGAAGGCATGGACATCGATGACCCATTCTCCAGTTTTCCCATGGGCATGGGTGGCTTCACCAACATGAACTTTGGTCGCTCCCGCCCTCCCCAAGAGCCCACCCGGAAGAAGCAAGATCCCCCTGTCACCCACGACCTGAGGGTCTCCCTTGAAGAAATTTACAGCGGCTGTACCAAGAAGATGAAAATCTCACACAAGCGGCTGAACCCCGATGGAAAGAGCATTCGAAACGAAGACAAAATTTTGACCATTGAAGTGAAGAGGGGGTGGAAAGAAGGGACCAAAATCACCTTCCCCAAGGAAGGAGACCAGACCTCCAACAACATTCCAGCTGACATTGTCTTTGTTTTAAAGGACAAGCCACACAATATCTTTAAGAGAGATGGTTCTGACGTCATTTATCCTGCCAGGATTACCCTTCGAGAG GCTTTGTGTGGCTGTACAGTAAACGTCCCCACTCTGGACGGCAGGACCATACCCGTCGTATTCAAAGATGTCATCAGGCCTGGCATGCGGCGAAAAGTTCCTGGAGAAggcctccccctccccaaaaCGCCGGAGAAACGCGGGGACCTCATTATCGAGTTTGAAGTGATCTTCCCAGAAAGGATTCCCCAGACGTCAAGAACCGTACTTGAGCAGGTTCTTCCAATATAG
- the Dnajb1 gene encoding dnaJ homolog subfamily B member 1 isoform X2 encodes MFAEFFGGRNPFDTFFGQRNGEEGMDIDDPFSSFPMGMGGFTNMNFGRSRPPQEPTRKKQDPPVTHDLRVSLEEIYSGCTKKMKISHKRLNPDGKSIRNEDKILTIEVKRGWKEGTKITFPKEGDQTSNNIPADIVFVLKDKPHNIFKRDGSDVIYPARITLREALCGCTVNVPTLDGRTIPVVFKDVIRPGMRRKVPGEGLPLPKTPEKRGDLIIEFEVIFPERIPQTSRTVLEQVLPI; translated from the exons ATGTTTGCTGAATTCTTTGGTGGCAGAAATCCCTTTGATACCTTTTTTGGGCAGCGGAACGGAGAGGAAGGCATGGACATCGATGACCCATTCTCCAGTTTTCCCATGGGCATGGGTGGCTTCACCAACATGAACTTTGGTCGCTCCCGCCCTCCCCAAGAGCCCACCCGGAAGAAGCAAGATCCCCCTGTCACCCACGACCTGAGGGTCTCCCTTGAAGAAATTTACAGCGGCTGTACCAAGAAGATGAAAATCTCACACAAGCGGCTGAACCCCGATGGAAAGAGCATTCGAAACGAAGACAAAATTTTGACCATTGAAGTGAAGAGGGGGTGGAAAGAAGGGACCAAAATCACCTTCCCCAAGGAAGGAGACCAGACCTCCAACAACATTCCAGCTGACATTGTCTTTGTTTTAAAGGACAAGCCACACAATATCTTTAAGAGAGATGGTTCTGACGTCATTTATCCTGCCAGGATTACCCTTCGAGAG GCTTTGTGTGGCTGTACAGTAAACGTCCCCACTCTGGACGGCAGGACCATACCCGTCGTATTCAAAGATGTCATCAGGCCTGGCATGCGGCGAAAAGTTCCTGGAGAAggcctccccctccccaaaaCGCCGGAGAAACGCGGGGACCTCATTATCGAGTTTGAAGTGATCTTCCCAGAAAGGATTCCCCAGACGTCAAGAACCGTACTTGAGCAGGTTCTTCCAATATAG